In Actinoplanes sp. NBC_00393, a single genomic region encodes these proteins:
- a CDS encoding class E sortase — MPAGAGKPVSAAQAAREAAGPDAVVGAAAVSATRPGGGPDDAQAAEPAEPIKPKRGERVVKLRPEQTDEGYKSVYSELTRPTVGSRIRTGIRATGEVMITFGLVVLLFAGYQVFGNSAAVQSEQDDLAAELDQAWADPTVAPTADNNVKAPKAPKDGLVGRLYIPKFDKKWVVVNGVQPDDIRYAPGHYPETALPGEVGNFSIAGHRIKKIFWRLDELRTDDVIGVETRENWYVYRVYDLEIVKPHQVEVVAPVPGKPKAKPKEALLTLTTCNPKFNNYERLIVHAKLVDTVPRNQTLPDAGMPAEIKA, encoded by the coding sequence GTGCCGGCTGGGGCCGGCAAGCCCGTGTCAGCAGCGCAGGCCGCCCGGGAAGCGGCCGGGCCCGATGCCGTGGTCGGCGCGGCTGCGGTGTCCGCGACCCGGCCCGGGGGTGGCCCGGATGACGCCCAGGCGGCCGAGCCGGCCGAGCCCATCAAGCCGAAACGCGGTGAGCGGGTGGTCAAGCTGAGGCCGGAGCAGACCGACGAGGGCTACAAGAGCGTCTACTCGGAGCTGACCCGCCCGACCGTCGGTTCGCGGATTCGGACCGGCATCCGCGCCACCGGCGAAGTAATGATCACTTTCGGTCTCGTCGTGCTGCTATTCGCCGGGTATCAGGTGTTCGGCAACTCGGCCGCCGTCCAGAGCGAGCAGGACGACCTGGCCGCCGAGCTCGACCAGGCGTGGGCCGATCCGACCGTCGCGCCGACCGCGGACAACAACGTGAAGGCGCCGAAAGCGCCGAAGGACGGTCTCGTCGGCCGCCTCTACATCCCGAAGTTCGACAAGAAGTGGGTGGTCGTCAACGGCGTGCAGCCGGATGACATCCGCTACGCCCCGGGCCACTACCCGGAGACCGCGCTGCCCGGCGAGGTCGGCAACTTCTCGATCGCCGGCCACCGGATCAAGAAGATCTTCTGGCGGCTGGACGAGCTGCGCACCGACGACGTGATCGGCGTCGAGACCAGGGAGAACTGGTACGTCTACCGCGTCTACGACCTGGAGATCGTCAAGCCCCACCAGGTCGAGGTGGTCGCCCCGGTGCCCGGCAAGCCGAAGGCGAAGCCCAAGGAAGCGCTGCTCACCCTGACCACCTGCAACCCGAAGTTCAACAACTACGAGCGGCTGATCGTGCACGCCAAGCTGGTGGACACGGTGCCGCGCAACCAGACGCTGCCGGACGCCGGCATGCCGGCGGAGATCAAGGCCTGA
- a CDS encoding DUF881 domain-containing protein, producing the protein MDDGAVGTSWRLVLRRAARGLRPRRDQRRSIWSAGVPLIALAAGLLFTTSATTADGTALRDDRRPQLAQLITEKRDRLTANEERAAELLADVDQETARLAEVDQPVKSARETADEMRQSAGFTGLHGPGLTVTLNDSPRRGTDFGDNAPDNDDLVVHQGDVQAVVNALWAGGAEAMTIMDVRVISTSAVRCVGNTLLLHGQVFSPPFKITAIGEPTSMGRALDSAEGVRQFREAVADFGLGYTEKVEKNVTVRAYDGSTDLRSAQAAQ; encoded by the coding sequence ATGGATGACGGCGCCGTGGGGACCTCCTGGCGGCTCGTGCTGCGCCGTGCCGCGCGCGGCCTCCGGCCACGGCGGGATCAGCGCAGATCCATCTGGTCAGCAGGGGTTCCGCTGATCGCCTTGGCGGCGGGTCTGCTCTTCACCACCTCCGCGACAACGGCTGACGGTACGGCACTGCGCGACGACCGCCGTCCGCAATTGGCACAACTCATCACCGAGAAACGAGACCGCCTCACGGCGAACGAGGAGCGGGCCGCCGAGCTGCTGGCCGACGTGGACCAGGAGACGGCCCGCCTCGCCGAGGTCGACCAGCCGGTGAAGAGCGCCCGGGAGACCGCGGACGAGATGCGGCAGTCCGCCGGCTTCACCGGCCTGCACGGTCCCGGCCTCACGGTGACCCTGAACGATTCACCCCGGCGGGGCACCGACTTCGGCGACAACGCTCCGGACAACGACGATCTCGTCGTCCATCAGGGCGACGTCCAGGCCGTCGTGAACGCACTCTGGGCAGGTGGGGCCGAGGCTATGACGATCATGGATGTCCGGGTGATCTCCACGAGCGCGGTACGCTGTGTCGGCAACACGCTGCTCCTTCACGGCCAGGTCTTCTCACCACCCTTCAAGATCACGGCAATTGGCGAACCCACCTCCATGGGTCGCGCGTTGGACTCCGCAGAGGGAGTCAGGCAGTTCCGGGAGGCCGTCGCCGACTTCGGGCTCGGTTACACGGAAAAGGTGGAGAAGAACGTGACAGTGCGGGCGTACGACGGTTCGACCGACCTCCGATCGGCGCAGGCTGCCCAGTGA
- a CDS encoding GOLPH3/VPS74 family protein produces the protein MNLMEEFTLLAHDDRGARIIDTTRLDHGLGGAVLMELALGERIDIADKKVVVLDRAPLGDPILHQALIRIGDDSRPHKAAHWVGKFSSKGTRQTVLDRLVVDEVLRAERSTVLKIFPRTRYPSAYGTEPVARSEARQRIIGAIQRNGAVDPRTGALCALVAATGMERKLFADLDRKLVKARLKEISEGDWAADAVRRAVQNVQSAVVVAVVAAGDSGGGDGGGGGDGGGGGGGS, from the coding sequence ATGAACCTCATGGAAGAGTTCACCCTCCTCGCGCACGACGACCGCGGGGCACGGATCATCGACACCACCCGGCTCGATCATGGGCTCGGCGGCGCGGTGCTGATGGAACTCGCCCTCGGCGAGCGGATCGACATCGCCGACAAAAAGGTCGTGGTGCTGGACCGGGCACCGCTCGGCGATCCGATCCTGCACCAGGCGCTGATCCGGATCGGCGACGACAGCCGGCCGCACAAGGCCGCCCACTGGGTGGGCAAATTCAGCAGCAAGGGCACCCGGCAGACGGTTCTGGACCGGCTGGTCGTCGATGAGGTTCTGCGGGCCGAGCGGAGCACCGTGCTGAAGATCTTTCCGCGGACCAGGTACCCGTCGGCGTACGGGACGGAGCCGGTGGCCCGGAGTGAGGCCCGGCAGCGGATCATCGGAGCGATCCAGCGGAACGGGGCGGTCGATCCTCGTACCGGTGCTCTCTGTGCCCTGGTGGCCGCCACCGGGATGGAGCGCAAGCTCTTCGCCGACCTGGACCGGAAGTTGGTCAAGGCCCGGCTCAAGGAGATCAGCGAGGGCGACTGGGCGGCCGACGCGGTACGCCGTGCCGTCCAGAACGTGCAGTCGGCAGTGGTCGTCGCGGTCGTCGCCGCCGGCGACAGCGGAGGAGGCGACGGCGGGGGCGGCGGCGACGGTGGTGGCGGGGGCGGCGGCTCCTGA
- a CDS encoding aminodeoxychorismate/anthranilate synthase component II: MRILVIDNYDSFVFNLVQYLGQLGAECEVRRNDEITVAEVGGFGAAGILLSPGPGEPTRAGIMMDVIREYAGKLPMFGVCLGHQAIGAAFGATVTRAPELLHGKTSEVHHKGDGVLAGLPDPFTATRYHSLAVLPETLPAEIEVTGQTESGVVMAMRHRELPIEGVQFHPESVLTEGGHTMLANWLASCGLPSALEKAPALAAEVENRRRSAFVTA; encoded by the coding sequence GTGCGCATTCTCGTGATCGACAACTACGACTCGTTCGTTTTCAACCTGGTTCAGTACCTCGGCCAGCTCGGCGCGGAGTGCGAGGTGCGGCGCAACGACGAGATCACCGTCGCCGAGGTGGGCGGGTTCGGCGCCGCCGGGATCCTGCTGTCGCCCGGCCCGGGTGAGCCGACCCGCGCCGGGATCATGATGGATGTGATCCGGGAGTACGCCGGAAAGCTCCCGATGTTCGGCGTCTGCCTCGGACATCAGGCGATCGGGGCCGCGTTCGGCGCGACCGTGACCCGGGCCCCGGAGCTGCTGCACGGCAAGACCTCGGAGGTCCACCACAAGGGTGACGGTGTGCTGGCCGGCCTGCCGGACCCGTTCACCGCGACCCGGTACCACTCGCTCGCCGTCCTGCCGGAGACTCTGCCGGCCGAGATCGAGGTGACCGGGCAGACCGAGTCGGGGGTGGTGATGGCCATGCGGCACCGGGAGTTGCCGATCGAGGGCGTCCAGTTCCACCCGGAGTCGGTGCTGACCGAGGGCGGGCACACCATGCTGGCGAACTGGCTGGCCTCGTGCGGCCTGCCGTCAGCACTGGAGAAAGCGCCCGCGCTGGCCGCCGAGGTGGAGAACCGGCGCCGCTCGGCGTTCGTGACCGCCTGA
- a CDS encoding cell division protein CrgA, with translation MPKSQVRKKKVYTPPSDISPAVKAAASKKPSPLWLPVTAVSLIVIGIAWLVVYYLSSQQWPVESWGYWNLAVGFGCMVASLGLLSRWR, from the coding sequence GTGCCGAAGTCACAGGTTCGCAAGAAGAAGGTCTACACCCCGCCGTCGGACATCAGTCCAGCGGTGAAGGCGGCTGCGTCCAAGAAGCCGAGTCCGCTCTGGTTGCCAGTCACGGCGGTGAGCCTGATCGTCATCGGTATCGCCTGGCTCGTCGTCTACTACCTGTCCTCGCAGCAGTGGCCGGTGGAGAGCTGGGGCTACTGGAACCTGGCGGTCGGCTTCGGCTGCATGGTCGCCTCCCTGGGTCTTCTGTCCCGCTGGCGCTGA
- a CDS encoding (Fe-S)-binding protein codes for MDIAQIVATAIAAAITVVAVYLAVRAVLTITAVIRQGQPDPARFADPKTRTKTMLVETVGHTRMLKWSAIGAAHWLVMVSFVILSLLVLEAYFEVVDPNMGLPIIGHWVVFGLVTEWIGILGMIGILYLVFVRQRQKPGAVKRSRFLGSTMWQAYFVEAVIVGVLIFGFLIRGFKVATDHFEYPVWAAPLSHAIGSVLPAWEDGATWAALIKIIISMTWLITISLNPTMGVAWHRFLAFFNIYFKRSPEKPAGSGLGALKPMMSEGKPLDFEEADPEKDLFGVNQVEQFTWKGLLDFSTCTECGRCQSQCPAWNTAKPLSPKLLVLSLRDHAYAKAPYLLAGGGKDLMGEEKATEAQLAHMDVLALAEGNRPLVGTEDDNGVIDPDVLWSCTTCGACVEQCPVDIEHIDHIVDMRRYQVLIESSFPSEAGVMLRNLENKGNPWGAPQNTREDWTKGLDFEVPRVGEVEDFEYLFWVGCAGAFEDRAKKTTRAVATLLNEAGVNYAILGEGETCTGDPARRIGNEFIFQMLAQQNVETLQEANVKKIVATCPHCFNTLGNEYEQLGLKVEVVHHTQLLAHLVATGKLTPVQPVDGGVTYHDPCYLGRHNRVFEAPREVLGSAIANDVVEMPRNSERSFCCGAGGARMWMEERIGKRINVERTEEALATGAKTIAVGCPFCYTMIGDGVTGKGKQDEIEVVDVATVLLRSLKQEA; via the coding sequence ATGGACATCGCGCAGATCGTCGCCACCGCAATAGCGGCGGCCATCACGGTGGTGGCCGTCTACCTTGCGGTGCGCGCCGTGCTGACCATCACCGCGGTGATCAGGCAGGGTCAGCCCGACCCGGCCCGCTTCGCCGATCCGAAGACCCGGACCAAGACCATGCTGGTCGAGACCGTCGGTCACACCAGGATGCTGAAGTGGAGCGCGATCGGCGCGGCCCACTGGCTCGTGATGGTCTCGTTCGTGATCCTGTCGCTCCTGGTCCTCGAGGCGTATTTCGAGGTGGTGGACCCGAACATGGGTCTGCCGATCATCGGGCACTGGGTGGTCTTCGGCCTGGTCACCGAGTGGATCGGCATCCTCGGCATGATCGGCATCCTCTACCTGGTCTTCGTCCGGCAGCGGCAGAAGCCGGGCGCGGTGAAGCGCAGCCGGTTCCTCGGCTCGACCATGTGGCAGGCGTATTTCGTCGAGGCCGTCATCGTCGGCGTGCTGATCTTCGGCTTCCTGATCCGCGGCTTCAAGGTCGCCACCGACCACTTCGAGTACCCGGTGTGGGCCGCGCCGCTCAGCCACGCGATCGGTTCCGTGCTGCCGGCCTGGGAGGACGGCGCCACCTGGGCCGCTCTCATCAAGATCATCATTTCGATGACCTGGCTGATCACCATCTCGCTGAACCCGACGATGGGTGTCGCCTGGCACCGGTTCCTGGCGTTCTTCAACATCTACTTCAAGCGCAGCCCGGAAAAGCCGGCCGGTTCCGGCCTCGGCGCGCTGAAGCCGATGATGAGCGAGGGCAAGCCGCTCGACTTCGAGGAGGCCGACCCGGAGAAGGACCTGTTCGGCGTCAACCAGGTCGAGCAGTTCACCTGGAAGGGTCTGCTGGACTTCTCCACCTGCACCGAGTGCGGTCGCTGCCAGTCGCAGTGCCCGGCGTGGAACACGGCGAAGCCGCTTTCACCCAAGCTTCTCGTGTTGTCGTTGCGCGATCACGCGTACGCAAAAGCGCCTTATCTCTTGGCCGGCGGCGGCAAAGACCTGATGGGTGAGGAGAAGGCCACCGAGGCCCAGCTCGCCCACATGGACGTCTTGGCGCTGGCCGAGGGCAACCGCCCGCTGGTCGGCACCGAGGACGACAACGGGGTCATCGACCCGGACGTGCTCTGGTCCTGCACCACCTGCGGCGCCTGCGTCGAGCAGTGCCCGGTCGACATCGAGCACATCGACCACATCGTCGACATGCGCCGCTACCAGGTGCTGATCGAGTCGAGCTTCCCCTCCGAGGCCGGCGTGATGCTGCGCAACCTGGAGAACAAGGGCAACCCGTGGGGCGCACCGCAGAACACCCGGGAGGACTGGACCAAGGGTCTGGACTTCGAGGTGCCGCGGGTCGGCGAGGTCGAGGACTTCGAGTACCTGTTCTGGGTCGGCTGCGCCGGCGCGTTCGAGGACCGGGCCAAGAAGACCACCCGCGCGGTGGCCACGCTGCTCAACGAGGCCGGTGTGAACTACGCCATCCTCGGCGAGGGCGAGACCTGCACCGGTGACCCGGCCCGCCGCATCGGCAACGAGTTCATCTTCCAGATGCTGGCCCAGCAGAACGTGGAGACGCTGCAGGAAGCCAACGTCAAGAAGATCGTGGCGACCTGCCCGCACTGCTTCAACACGCTGGGCAACGAGTACGAGCAGCTCGGCCTCAAGGTCGAGGTGGTGCACCACACGCAGCTGCTCGCTCACCTGGTCGCCACCGGGAAGCTGACCCCGGTGCAGCCGGTCGACGGCGGGGTCACCTACCACGACCCCTGTTACCTGGGCCGGCACAACCGGGTCTTCGAGGCGCCCCGCGAGGTTCTCGGGTCAGCGATCGCCAATGACGTCGTCGAGATGCCGCGTAACTCCGAGCGGTCCTTCTGCTGCGGCGCCGGCGGCGCCCGGATGTGGATGGAGGAGCGGATCGGCAAGCGGATCAACGTCGAGCGCACCGAGGAGGCCCTGGCCACCGGTGCGAAGACGATCGCGGTCGGCTGCCCGTTCTGCTACACGATGATCGGCGACGGGGTGACCGGCAAGGGCAAGCAGGACGAGATCGAGGTGGTCGACGTGGCCACCGTCCTGCTCCGCTCGCTCAAGCAGGAGGCCTGA